Proteins found in one Sphingomonas sp. SORGH_AS_0879 genomic segment:
- the lspA gene encoding signal peptidase II, which translates to MGKFPRLGLVTAFALFLLDQVIKWAITGPLALRTLGDVREIVSIFNLRFVPNYGISLGLLTADSNASRWALVAMTGAIALAVGFWMTRERNPVDQVALGCVLGGALGNIIDRVRFGYVVDFADLHFGEWRPFLVFNVADAAITIGVLVLLARALLVRDRPAPVEKSNA; encoded by the coding sequence ATGGGTAAGTTCCCCCGGCTGGGGCTGGTGACGGCGTTCGCGCTGTTCCTGCTCGATCAGGTCATCAAATGGGCGATCACCGGGCCGCTGGCCTTGCGCACGCTGGGCGATGTCCGTGAGATCGTGAGCATCTTCAACCTGCGCTTCGTGCCCAATTACGGCATTTCGCTCGGCCTGCTGACCGCCGATAGCAATGCCTCGCGCTGGGCCTTGGTCGCGATGACCGGGGCGATCGCGCTGGCGGTCGGCTTCTGGATGACGCGCGAGCGCAATCCGGTGGATCAGGTCGCGCTGGGCTGTGTGCTCGGCGGGGCGCTGGGCAATATCATCGATCGGGTGCGGTTCGGTTATGTCGTCGACTTCGCCGATCTGCACTTCGGCGAGTGGCGGCCCTTTTTGGTCTTCAATGTCGCCGATGCAGCGATTACGATAGGCGTTCTGGTTCTGCTGGCGCGCGCGCTTCTCGTGCGCGACCGGCCCGCTCCCGTGGAGAAGAGCAATGCGTAA